In Brachypodium distachyon strain Bd21 chromosome 2, Brachypodium_distachyon_v3.0, whole genome shotgun sequence, one genomic interval encodes:
- the LOC100841223 gene encoding uncharacterized protein LOC100841223 isoform X2, with protein sequence MELIKELQSKQKEIEGLKSLVTNSVEEKDMREMAAEELLEAIEEEKQLQHGLFRTLLPKDEADERDCILEVRAGTGGEEASLFAMDIFKMYEKYSQKNGWKFDVLDLMESVSKGYKEASGTISGPGAYGKLKFESGVHRVQRVPVTEKSGRVHTSAVSVAVLPQADEVDVQLRNEDLRIDTYRSGGSGGQSVNTTDSAVRITHVPTGTVVAIQDERSQHQNKAKALKVLRARLYEMERHRLHADRSKLRSEQIGSGDRSERIRTYNFPQGRVTDHRVGITHHSIEDVMEGESLDVFIDALLLQEEMDAIASFTS encoded by the exons ATGGAACTAATCAAGGAGCTGCAGTCAAAGCAGAAG GAAATTGAGGGTTTGAAATCGTTGGTGACAAACTCTGTCGAAGAGAAAGACATGCGTGAAATGGCTGCCGAGGAGCTCCTTGAGGCCATTGAGGAGGAGAAACAACTGCAGCATGGGTTGTTCAGAACGCTTCTTCCAAAAGATGAAGCTGATGAGAGGGACTGTATATTGGAAGTGCGAGCAG GAACTGGAGGAGAAGAGGCTTCTTTGTTTGCTATGGATATATTCAAAAT GTATGAGAAGTATTCCCAAAAGAATGGATGGAAATTTGATGTTCTTGACTTAATGGAGTCTGTTTCAAAAGGGTACAAG GAAGCTAGCGGGACTATATCAGGCCCTGGGGCATACGGGAAACTTAAGTTTGAGAGTGGTGTTCATAGAGTTCAG CGAGTCCCGGTAACTGAGAAATCTGGACGTGTGCATACTAGTGCTGTGTCAGTTGCTGTTCTTCCTCAAGCCGATGAG GTTGATGTCCAACTTCGTAATGAGGACTTGAGAATTGATACCTATAGATCAGGTGGATCTGGTGGTCAGTCTGTCAATACGACTGATAGTGCTGTTAGGATAACTCATGTTCCAACTGGAACAGTGGTTGCAATACAAGATGAGAGATCGCAGCATCAG AACAAGGCCAAGGCTCTCAAAGTTCTCCGGGCAAGATTATATGAAATGGAAAGGCATAGACTCCACGCTGACCGGTCAAAGCTCCGATCAGAGCAG ATTGGAAGTGGTGACAGGTCCGAGCGTATCCGGACATACAACTTTCCACAAGGACGTGTCACTGATCACCGTGTCGGGATCACACACCACTCCATAGAGGACGTTATGGAGGGGGAGAGCCTGGACGTATTCATCGACgcactgctgctgcaagaAGAGATGGATGCAATTGCTTCATTTACATCCTAA